The following coding sequences are from one Streptococcus mitis window:
- a CDS encoding TetR/AcrR family transcriptional regulator yields MESLEQKYAQTLEASNLSLKQRRVLLSSLKLFSEIGFENTTSSLIAERAGVSEGTVFSYFKTKEGILEAILSTFLEQVIPEVIADFSEKKFTVDQETFPFFLKSIVRDRLFFIQENQMHVKILLGRSFIDQNLSIQLGNIIVQSIIEPISPVLNQFKEKGLILNWSNERIVRYILALSFSYLIPMMLNDEGTINIDEVVDEIVECLSSALMKVK; encoded by the coding sequence ATGGAAAGTTTAGAACAAAAGTATGCTCAGACGTTAGAAGCTAGCAACTTGAGCTTGAAACAACGTCGAGTATTATTATCAAGCTTAAAATTATTCTCAGAAATTGGATTTGAAAATACAACGTCCAGCCTTATTGCCGAACGCGCTGGAGTGTCAGAAGGAACGGTTTTTAGTTACTTTAAAACAAAGGAAGGTATTTTAGAAGCCATTTTATCTACTTTTCTAGAACAGGTTATTCCAGAAGTGATTGCGGATTTCTCAGAAAAGAAATTCACAGTAGATCAAGAAACTTTTCCCTTCTTTTTAAAAAGTATTGTTAGAGATAGGCTCTTTTTCATTCAGGAGAATCAAATGCATGTTAAAATTCTCTTGGGGCGTTCTTTTATTGATCAAAATCTTTCTATCCAGTTAGGAAATATTATTGTTCAATCTATAATAGAACCAATTAGCCCTGTTTTGAATCAATTTAAAGAAAAAGGACTTATTCTAAATTGGTCAAATGAAAGAATTGTTCGATACATTTTAGCATTGAGTTTTTCTTATCTTATTCCCATGATGTTGAATGATGAAGGAACTATAAACATAGATGAAGTAGTTGATGAAATTGTTGAATGTTTGTCATCTGCCTTAATGAAAGTAAAATAA
- a CDS encoding NADP-dependent oxidoreductase: MVVEAIEYSRFGNEEVLDLVKIDSTALDVNQVRVEVHAVGLNPIDYKTFEGAKPLRFLSFMTKLRKPSRWFESKSSLFPKGVGRDFSGVITEVGNKVTRFSVGDKVFGTMISDPGLGTKRGALATEICVNESEIALKPEMIDMTHAATMGVASLTVGGAFRKIELNSKDVVVISAAAGGIGSIAVQYAVAKGATVIGIASKKNAEYLKSLGAIPVSYEENIKKALLSASPTPITKFLDCYGSDYVRLAFSLGLKGTAIGTLVPSPYVMIKGAQFTGPRHSTYDDFSTLYEMVSEGKVQLKIDQVYDFSLKSVREAYRSLKMGHSRGKKVVKVRE, encoded by the coding sequence ATGGTTGTTGAAGCAATAGAGTACAGTCGTTTCGGTAACGAAGAGGTCTTGGATTTGGTGAAGATCGACTCTACAGCCTTGGATGTAAATCAAGTGAGAGTAGAAGTTCATGCTGTTGGTTTAAATCCTATTGATTATAAAACTTTTGAAGGAGCGAAACCCCTTCGATTTTTATCTTTTATGACGAAATTAAGGAAACCAAGTCGTTGGTTTGAATCTAAATCATCTTTATTTCCAAAAGGTGTGGGGAGAGATTTTTCTGGTGTTATTACAGAAGTTGGTAATAAAGTAACTAGATTTTCAGTAGGGGATAAGGTGTTTGGAACAATGATTAGCGATCCTGGTTTGGGAACTAAGAGGGGAGCTTTAGCAACAGAAATTTGTGTCAATGAATCGGAAATTGCATTGAAACCAGAGATGATCGACATGACTCACGCAGCTACTATGGGAGTAGCTTCTCTAACAGTGGGAGGTGCTTTTAGAAAGATTGAGCTAAACTCTAAAGATGTTGTAGTTATTTCAGCTGCAGCAGGAGGTATTGGAAGTATCGCAGTACAGTATGCAGTTGCTAAGGGGGCGACAGTGATTGGAATAGCAAGTAAGAAAAATGCAGAGTATCTGAAGTCTTTAGGTGCCATACCAGTAAGTTACGAAGAGAACATCAAGAAGGCTCTTCTATCAGCTAGTCCAACGCCTATTACAAAGTTTTTGGATTGTTATGGATCTGATTATGTTAGATTGGCTTTTAGTTTAGGTTTAAAGGGAACAGCTATTGGGACATTAGTACCTTCACCCTATGTTATGATAAAAGGTGCTCAGTTTACTGGTCCGAGACATTCTACATACGATGATTTTAGCACTTTATATGAAATGGTCTCAGAAGGGAAGGTTCAGCTGAAAATTGATCAAGTGTATGACTTTTCTCTAAAGTCAGTTAGAGAAGCCTATCGTAGTCTGAAAATGGGACACAGTCGAGGCAAAAAAGTTGTAAAAGTAAGAGAGTAG
- the rplL gene encoding 50S ribosomal protein L7/L12, which produces MALNIENIIAEIKEASILELNDLVKAIEEEFGVTAAAPVAVAAAGAADAGAAKDSFDVELTSAGDKKVGVIKVVREITGLGLKEAKELVDGAPALVKEGVATAEAEEIKAKLEEAGASVTLK; this is translated from the coding sequence ATGGCATTGAACATTGAAAACATTATTGCTGAAATTAAAGAAGCTTCAATCCTTGAATTGAACGACCTTGTAAAAGCTATCGAAGAAGAATTTGGTGTAACTGCAGCTGCTCCTGTAGCTGTTGCTGCAGCTGGTGCTGCTGACGCTGGTGCTGCTAAAGATTCATTCGACGTTGAATTGACATCTGCAGGCGACAAAAAAGTTGGCGTTATCAAAGTTGTACGTGAAATCACAGGTCTTGGACTTAAAGAAGCTAAAGAACTTGTTGACGGTGCACCAGCACTTGTTAAAGAAGGCGTTGCAACTGCAGAAGCTGAAGAAATCAAAGCTAAATTGGAAGAAGCTGGAGCTTCAGTTACTCTTAAATAA
- the rplJ gene encoding 50S ribosomal protein L10, producing MSEAIIAKKAELVDVVAEKMKAAASIVVVDARGLTVEQDTVLRRELRGSEVEYKVIKNSILRRAAEKAGLEDLASVFVGPSAVAFSNEDVIAPAKILNDFSKNAEALEIKGGAIEGAVASKEEILALATLPNREGLLSMLLSVLQAPVRNVALAVKAVADNKEDAA from the coding sequence ATGAGTGAAGCAATTATTGCTAAAAAAGCGGAACTAGTTGACGTAGTAGCTGAAAAAATGAAAGCTGCTGCATCTATCGTCGTTGTAGACGCTCGTGGTTTGACAGTTGAGCAAGATACAGTTCTTCGTCGTGAGCTTCGTGGAAGCGAAGTTGAGTATAAAGTGATTAAAAACTCAATCTTGCGTCGTGCAGCTGAAAAAGCTGGTCTTGAAGATCTTGCATCTGTATTTGTTGGACCATCTGCAGTAGCATTTTCTAACGAAGATGTTATCGCACCAGCGAAAATCTTGAACGACTTTTCTAAAAACGCTGAAGCACTTGAAATCAAAGGTGGTGCAATCGAAGGCGCTGTCGCATCTAAAGAAGAGATTCTTGCTCTTGCAACTCTTCCAAACCGCGAAGGACTTCTTTCTATGCTCCTTTCTGTACTTCAAGCGCCAGTGCGCAACGTTGCTCTTGCAGTCAAAGCGGTTGCAGACAACAAAGAAGACGCAGCTTAA
- a CDS encoding TRZ/ATZ family protein → MKVFQHVNIVTCDKDFHVYLDGILAVKDSQIVYVGQEQSEIIEQAEQIIDYQGAWIMPGLVNCHTHSAMTGLRGIRDDSNLHEWLNDYIWPAEAGFTPDMTTKAVKEALTEMLQSGTTTFNDMYNPNGVDIERIYQAVKDSKMRCYFSPTLFSSEAETTAETISRTRAIIEEIIGYKNPNFKVMVAPHSPYSCSRDLLAESLDLAKELNIPIHIHVAETKEESGIILKRYGKRPLDFLEELGYLDHPSVFAHGVELNEREIERLATSQVAIAHNPISNLKLASGIAPIIQLQKAGMAVGIATDSVASNNNLDMFEEGRTAALLQKMKSGDASQFPIETALKALTIEGAKVLGMENQIGSLEVCKQADFLVIQPQGKIHLQPQENMLSHLIYAVKSSDVDDVYIAGEQVVKQGQVLTVEL, encoded by the coding sequence ATGAAAGTCTTTCAGCATGTAAATATCGTGACTTGTGACAAAGATTTCCATGTTTATCTAGATGGAATCTTAGCCGTTAAGGATTCTCAAATCGTCTATGTTGGTCAAGAGCAGTCAGAGATTATAGAGCAAGCTGAGCAGATTATAGACTATCAGGGAGCCTGGATTATGCCTGGTTTGGTTAATTGCCACACCCATTCTGCTATGACCGGATTGAGAGGAATTCGAGATGATAGCAATCTCCATGAATGGCTCAATGACTATATCTGGCCTGCAGAAGCAGGATTTACTCCCGACATGACTACTAAGGCGGTCAAAGAAGCTCTGACAGAGATGCTCCAGTCAGGAACAACAACCTTTAATGATATGTATAATCCCAATGGTGTGGATATTGAGCGGATTTATCAGGCAGTGAAAGATTCCAAGATGCGTTGTTATTTCTCACCGACTCTTTTTTCTTCAGAGGCAGAGACAACTGCTGAGACTATAAGTAGAACTCGAGCAATCATTGAAGAAATTATTGGATATAAAAATCCAAATTTCAAGGTGATGGTGGCCCCACATTCTCCCTACAGCTGTAGTAGAGACTTGCTGGCAGAAAGCTTAGATCTGGCAAAAGAGTTGAATATTCCTATCCATATCCACGTGGCGGAGACCAAGGAGGAGTCAGGAATTATCCTGAAACGATACGGTAAACGTCCTCTTGATTTTCTCGAAGAACTGGGTTACTTAGATCATCCATCTGTCTTTGCTCACGGGGTCGAATTAAACGAGAGAGAAATTGAACGTTTGGCAACTTCTCAAGTGGCTATCGCTCACAATCCTATCAGTAACCTCAAACTGGCCTCAGGAATCGCTCCAATCATCCAACTCCAAAAAGCGGGAATGGCAGTAGGAATTGCGACAGATTCAGTTGCTTCCAACAACAACCTTGATATGTTTGAGGAAGGACGAACAGCAGCTCTCTTACAGAAAATGAAGAGTGGGGATGCCAGCCAATTCCCTATCGAAACAGCTCTCAAGGCTCTGACAATCGAAGGTGCTAAGGTCCTAGGAATGGAAAATCAGATAGGAAGTCTGGAAGTTTGCAAGCAAGCAGATTTTCTGGTCATCCAACCACAAGGGAAAATTCATCTCCAACCTCAGGAAAATATGCTGTCCCACCTCATTTATGCAGTCAAATCCAGTGACGTTGATGATGTTTATATCGCTGGAGAACAGGTTGTTAAGCAAGGCCAAGTCCTAACAGTAGAACTTTAA